The Gemmobacter sp. 24YEA27 DNA segment ACAGGAAGCACTGCTGAAAAGACAGAGGCCGTTTTGTAGGGGCCTCGCCAGGCTGGCAAGATCACGTGCGCATTTGCAATCGCCGCCTTCCAGCCTGAGCATCATCCCGGCTTCCCCGAAGTGATCGCAACAAGTGATGGGCAGCATGCAGTTTATGGTGCCACCCTCAGATTGTTACATGCGGCGATTTGGCTTTGTGATCGATGACGCACAACATGCCGCTTATGATGGACAACCGCGCTTCTAAGGCTGGAGCAGAAGGGGCGTGTCGGCGGTGCTGCATATCCGGGGGCGGTTGATCCGGAAGATCTGGTAAATGCGATAGGACCCGGGCAACCAGGCATCGAATCCCGGTATTCTCTCAACTGATTTCAATGGGGTTCGTGTCTTTTACAGAGCGTTGAAATGCCACCGCCCGCACAACGGCGGGCGGGGTTCCGATGGGGGGCTGGTAAGTCCGAAGAGAAGCTCGGGCGTCATTCAGCTGAGGGTATCGTCTTCCTCAAACTCCTCGACACCGCGCAGCTCGGCAGGGAGCAGCGCGGGCGGGGCCATACCGCCGAAAGGATCCATGAACAGCCTCTCGATCAGCGCTGCGCGGTGGGCATTGCTGTCGGCAAGGATCAGGATCTCGTGACTGTCCTGGTCAAAGCGGGCTTCACTGATCTCACCGGCATCGCGCAGCCGTTCCAGCTCGGTCAGAACGGCATGGGTATAGTCGCGCAGCTCGACCGGATCTGCGGGGCTGGCAGAGATCTCGTCAAACCGCGCCATATGGGCGAAGGCGAAAAGCACAAGCTGCATAAGTGCGTCACCCGCTGGCGCGCCACGGTTCAGGCGATCCGCGACAAGCGCCTCTCCGGCGGAGGTCAGCTCTATGCCCAGGGTGACGAGGAAATCCCGCAGCCCTTCCAGCAGATCAGGGTCGAGCGATGCGCTCAGCTGTGCGGCCTGGATCGCCATCGGCACGCCGCCGATATCATCTGCATAGCCGGCAGGCACCGGGCGCGGACGGGTCTGAACAGGATGCGGTGCCTCGATGGCCCTGGCGGCGGGCCGGGGATCGGGTTCTGGGGACGCCACCGGCGTTATCGGTGTGGGGTCGGGCACCGGTTCAGCGACCAGCCCGGGTTCCGGTTCCGGCAGGGCAGCCTCCGGCGCGGCCCCGGCTGTCAGCAGGACCGGATCCAAATGCTCAGCCGGTGTTTCGCCGGTCTCCTGCGACGCATCGTCCTCTATCAGTCCGGGATTCGGCGCAGGTGATTCCACTGGCACCGTCAGCGGCCGCAGCACCATCTCGCGCCGCCTGCCAAGGAGCCAGCCGAACCAGCCTGGCTTTGTCTCATATTCCTCGACCAGGCCTGCCGCTTTCAGCCCGACCAGCAACCGCGCCACGTCGAGTCCGCGCCCGCGCCCAACGACCGACAGGCGGATGCGCGGGACCGGGCCTAATTCGGCATGGAGCTTTTGGATCAGGGTCAGCAATTCCTGCTCGGCGCAGTCGCCTGGTTTCTCTTGCATGATGCCCTCACTAGAGATCGGGCGCAGGAAATCGCAGATTGCCGCAGACTGGTCAACGGCAAGTGAAGCCGGTCGCAGATCAGATCCTGCCAGGTGGCTTCCTGACTGCCGGTTCGAGACCCGCGCAGCGGCATCTGCCTGCACAAGAAGGTCGCTATATGAATCAGCAGCGCGGGGCGCGGGGGGCAGACCTTCCTGTGGCGGCGAGGCATGGCGACATTCACCATAATCGGGCACCATAATCGGGCACCATAACCGGGCACCAAACCGGGAACGCCAGGTTTTGCGTACAGCCAGCGGAGTATAAGGCGCCCGGGAAGAAACCCGTCATCCATTCTGTGGCCAGGGATGCGGGGACGTTCAGCATCAGGGGGCGTGCGGGTTATCCAATCTGAGGGCGCCGACGCGCAGCGGCGCTGACAATATTATTGCAGGCCTTGCGACCACCGAAACCCGGAAGCGCCGGCAAGGCTCCCCGCCCGACAGCAGCCGGCATCGCTGTCTGAAACGCCACTGTGCAGATCCAGAGTAACCATCCGGCGTAGGCCGCAGTTATGCGGCTTTGGCGATGGGGCTGCGCTTCCATTTCCAGGGGAGCAGTTCCGGCAGGCGCGACACTGGCATGTCGGGGAGTCGTGCCAGGACATCGGCCAGCCAAGCCTGAGGATCGACGTCGTTCATCTTGGCGGTGACGATGAGGGAATACATGAAGGCGGCGCGTTCGCCGCCCCGGGGCGAACCGGTGAAGAGCCAGGCTTTGCGGCCGAGGGCGATACCGCGCAGGGCTCGTTCGGCTGAGTTGTTCGTCAGGCAGATGCGGCCGTCGTCGAGGAAGCGGGTGAAGGCGTCCCAGCGGCCGTCCTGCTCGAACATGTAGTTGATGGCCTTGGCGACGGGGTTGTGCTTCGACATCCGGGCGCGCTCGGCCCGCATCCAGTCGTGCAGGTCTTCGACCATCGGGCGCACCAGCCTCTTGCGGGTATCTTGGCGCGCTTCGGCGCCCATGCCGGTGATCTCGCGCTCGGCATCGAAGATGGCATCGATGCGTTTGACGGCTTCCAGCGCGATGGGCGAGATCTCTTCGGCGACCGATCTGCCCTTACGGGCGGTGGCCTTGATGTCGGCCAGTTCGAAGAACTTCCGCCGGGCGTGGCTCCAGCATAGCGCGCTGAACACCGGCGCGGGTTTGCGGGCCGCATCGTAAACGCCGTTGTATCCGCCATAGGCGTCGGCCTGCAGGATGCCGGTCCAGCCCGCCAGATGCCGGGTCGGATGTTCCATCCTTCGGTCGGTCGAGAAGTAATAGAGCGCCGCAGGTGGTGCCCCGCCTGCAAAGGGGCGGTCATCGCGCAGATAGGTCCAGAGCCGGGCCGTCTGCGTCCCGCCCTTGGCCATCAGTGGCACGGTCGTATCATCCGCGTGTAGTCGTTCGGCGCCGAGAACATGGGTGCGGATCAGATCGTGGATCGGCTGCAGCGCGACGCTGCAGGCCCCGACCTGGTCGGCCAGCGTAGACAGGCTGATCTCGACACCTTCCTTGGCATAGCGTTCGGCCTGCCGGTTCAAGGGCTGATGCTGGCCGAACTTCTCGAAGAGCACCATCGCCAGCAGGTTGGGGCCGGCCCAGCCCCGAGGCGTGGGGTGGAAGGGGGCCGGTGGTTGGCTGATCTTCTCGCAATCCCGGCAGGTGAACTTCTCGCGGATGGTCTGGATCACCTTCCACTGCCGGGGAATGACCTCCAGCGTCTCGGTGATGTCCTCGCCCATCTTCACGATGCGCGTCGACCCACAACAGGTGCAGGAGGCCGGGGCTTCGACCACCACGCGCTCCCGCGGCAAATGATCGGGAAACGGCTTGCGGGACGGACGGCGACGTTCGAAAGCCGCAACTGTGGTCTTCGCCACGG contains these protein-coding regions:
- a CDS encoding IS66 family transposase yields the protein MSETPSEIDILRVALAAAEARTAAAEDELIQARAVVSASDVMIRHLQLQIAKLRREQFGHSAERHARLIEQLEMQLKDLETDLGQDRAKTDAAVAKTTVAAFERRRPSRKPFPDHLPRERVVVEAPASCTCCGSTRIVKMGEDITETLEVIPRQWKVIQTIREKFTCRDCEKISQPPAPFHPTPRGWAGPNLLAMVLFEKFGQHQPLNRQAERYAKEGVEISLSTLADQVGACSVALQPIHDLIRTHVLGAERLHADDTTVPLMAKGGTQTARLWTYLRDDRPFAGGAPPAALYYFSTDRRMEHPTRHLAGWTGILQADAYGGYNGVYDAARKPAPVFSALCWSHARRKFFELADIKATARKGRSVAEEISPIALEAVKRIDAIFDAEREITGMGAEARQDTRKRLVRPMVEDLHDWMRAERARMSKHNPVAKAINYMFEQDGRWDAFTRFLDDGRICLTNNSAERALRGIALGRKAWLFTGSPRGGERAAFMYSLIVTAKMNDVDPQAWLADVLARLPDMPVSRLPELLPWKWKRSPIAKAA